AGATCAACCGCTCTAAGAACTATTGCTGTAATGACTTTTATTGGTTCGATATGCGGTAGTGTCGCCTTGGTCATTAAGGGGTTTATCACCTGGTATAATGAGATCAAACTTAAGGAGATGTTGAAAGAAAAAAACTTTGAAATGGAAATGGCCCTGGTAAAATCTCAACTTGACCCTCATCTTTTATTTAATACCATCAATAATATTGACGCCTTGATTTTAAAAGATGCCGTGACGGCGTCAGATTATTTAAATAAATTATCTGATATCATGCGATTTATACTTTATGAAACGAAGGGGGATAAAATTCTATTATCTAAAGAAATTGAATACATGGACAAATATATATCATTACAAAAAATAAGAACATCAAACGAAAACTATGTCGATTTCAAAGTAACCGGCAATCCTGGCTTCAAATCCATTGCCCCCATGGTATTTATCCCATTTATTGAAAATGCATTTAAGCATACGACCAATAAAAAAATAGAAAATGCAATTATAGTCAATCTCAACATAAAAGATGAAACGATACAATTAATCTGTGAAAACAAGTTTGATCCCAAATCAATGGCTCCTCCATTGAATAGTGGCTTAGGCAATGAACTGATAAAAAAAAGACTCAACCTAATCTATGGTGGTAGGCATACCTTAGAAGTACATAAAACGAATGAACAGTATAGCATCAATTTAACAATTCCCAATGGATAAATACACCTGTATCATTATTGAAGATGAGCCCCTTGCGCTCGAAAAAACGAAGGACTTTGTACACAAGGTTCCTTTTTTACATTTAAGCGGAACCTTTGACAATGCACTGACCGGGCTTGCTTTTTTAAATAATAACAAAGTGGATTTACTTTTTCTGGATATCAATATGGATGAACTATCCGGTATAGAATTGCTGGAGAGCTCAAAAATAAATAGCCAGGTGATCCTGACTACGGCCTACCAGGAATATGCCTTAAAGGGTTACGAACTACAGATAACTGACTATCTATTAAAACCGTTTACCTTTAATCGATTTTTACAAGCTGTAAATAAAGCGCAGGAACATATATCCCACCGGAACTCTGAAACACAGGCTGACTTTATTTTTGTCAAGACCGAAAACCGGCTCGAGAAAATCATGATTAGTGAAATCGTCTACATTGAAGGGATGAGAGACTACCGGAGAATTCATACACTAAATAAAAAGGTGATGACCTTACAGAATTTCAGTGATTTTGAAAAGCTCATCCCTTCCAGCCTGGTCTGCAGGGTGCACAAATCATATATGGTAGCACTGCACAAAATAGAATCTATAGAGCGAAGCAGAATAAAAATAGCTGATCAGTTAATCCCTATATCGGATACCTACAAAGAGGTTTTCTTTCATCTGATCAATAACAGATTATAAGTCTCGGGGTAGTTTGCAGATGAAAAGCCTCTACATGCAGACATTTTCTACTCCTGTGCATATCAAAGTTTAAAGGCCCTTCTACTCCAGATACTTTTGTTCTGTTAATTCATTTAAAACAATTTAATAAAACAAAAGTTATGAAAAAAATGGTACAAGCAGGTTTCGTATTGGGTATGATTTTCCTATACGTTACTACATCTGGTCAATCAATTGAATCAGGATCAGAAAGGGTAAAAAACAAAATCACACAAAAGACTACTTTAGACATATTGATTAATGGAGTAGGTACAAATCTCAATTATGGTAAATCTAATAGTGGATTGGCTGACTATAAGAAGCCTGCGCTGGGAATACAAGCCGGGTTGTCATTACAGGTTGGTTTTTCGTCTGATTTTTCAATAGTATCGGAGTTGTACTTTATGATGAGAGGAGGAAAATTAAAAGCCAACAATCCTTTAACAAATACGGAATCTACTCTCCGGTTTTATTCGGTAGAATTGCCGGTTTTGGCACGTTTTCATTTTGGCAAATTCCATCTAAATGCAGGCCCATCCCTGGCGTATAATTTTGATGGGACTCGCAAAATAGAAGACATGACTTCTGATCTTACATTTAAAAATTCGGTTGGTGGTTTTAAGCGCTTTGATGCGGGTATTCAAATGGGCGGAGGTTATTCGTTTCGTGTCAGTCAAAAAATAGTCACTGTTGATTTAAGGTATTGTTATGGCATGACCAATATTTCTTATGATAAAGAAGTATATAACAGGAATATGCTCATAAGTCTTCATTTTTCTAAAGCTTGATGATAGAGCATTCAGGTAAGTACAGTTTAAAATATATTTAGTCAAATGAAAACAATCACTAATATGGCATGGATCACCACTACATCAGTACAACGATTCCCGATGAGCGCACAGCGAAAGACTTCACTGGCAGCAGGTGTACTTTATTTACTCACCTTTGTCTCTATACCGACCCTCTCACTCTACGGTCACGTAAAAGGTCCGAATTACATCCTCAGTGCCGGCCCAGACACCTCCGTCATCATTGGCGGAGTGCTGGAGATCATTGTGGCACTCGCAGGCATTGCAACAGCTGTCGTATTATTTCCAGTGCTCAAGAAACAAGATGAAAGACTTGCCCTTGGCCTGGTCGCCGCCCGAATCCTGGAATCAGGCACCATCTTTGTCGGGGTTTCATTTTTGTTGTCGATCGTGACATTACGACAGTCTGGTGCAGGAACTGAAGCGTTAGGAGCCAGTCACGCATTAGCCATACTTTATGACCGGATCTTCTTGCTCGGACAAAGCTTCATGCCGGCCTTATGTGATCTACTGCTAGGCTACCTGCTATATCAGTCGCGCCTGGTACCAAGAAGCCTATCCCTTATTGGTCTATTGGGAGGACCTTTACTCCTGCTTGGTTATATCGCAGTGCTTTTCGGTTTTATTGGACAACACGATCCCCTGGCAATGATATCAGCCATTCCAGTAGCGTTATTTGAGTTTTCACTGGGCATCTGGCTGGTTGTCAAAGGCTTTAATACAACTTTTCCAGATCCTGTAACTGTGCTCAGGTAGATTACGAAAGGAAATACGAGTAGAAGTTGAGGATCAACCGTTTTGGAGAAGTCATAAATTGCCACTACAAAGTAGAAAAGATCATATCAATCTGATTGGGCAAAAAATAAAGTACGCAGTACAACTCTTTAAAAACTGAAAACCGTTTTGAAACAGTTGTACTGCGACTACCCAATCTAGACAAACGAAAGGTATAAGGTCAGCATGCATCGATTGATCCTATCTACCTGACTATAAAAAAAATTACTTTATGTGGGTTGGTGGGAGCAGAATTCCTCCCAAACAGTATGATCACTGCTTTGAAATAATAATTTTTTTTTCGATATTTACCATGTTTCGTATTTCCCCAATATCCAATTCTTTTCTTTTTGTCTAAGATTTTATATTTTTTCGGTTTAATATTGCTTTCTTCACTTTGCTGGGGTCAGAATGAAGAAGCGATCCAGGCAGACAGACCCGATCAAAGTGATGGTATTCATATATTAAACCCTGGTTCGTTCCAGCTTGAGACAGGCTTCATTTTTGAGCATACGGACAAAAAACTCTACGACATAATACAATCTACCCTACTTCGATATGGAGTTGGCCCCAATTGGGAATTTCGTATATTGATCAACGAAGGATTTATCAGTGATGATGCGTTTAAAACTCCCTCGTTTGGTCTTGATCCGATATCAATAAGTGCCAAAGTGGCTCTCCTCAGCCAACAACAAATTATACCTGCCATCACCTTAGTTACCTATTTACAATTACCCTTTGCAGCTTCTAAAAAAAATAAAGTCGATTATTATGCTCCTACAGTATTATTGGCTTTTGAAAACGAAGTGAATTCTCGTTTTGTTTTGGGATATAATATCGGCATCAGCTGGGATGGTATTGAAAAAAAACCGGAATATCTGGCCACCCTTTCTTTGGGGTATGGATTGTCTTACCGGTGGTCTTTTTTTGGCGAATATTTTTCAAGTTTTAGACCGCTCAAGTTGACTAACCACAATATTGATTTCGGAGCATCTTACCTGCTATCATCAGATCTATTGCTTGACTTCGCAGTAGGGTACTCATTTTTGGTACCAGGCAATACTTCTTTTGAGACATTTGGTCTAACTTATCTTTTCCGATAGTTTACGGGAGCTTATACAAATCGGTCTTCAACCAATACCAGTAAAAACAAAATTGAAAGGAAATCAGCCATTCTGATCAAGGTACTCTATCCAAATCTTTTATTTGTTTTTTATAAGCCTTCGGCAGAAACATAGATTTTAAAAACCAATCCATGCCGATCTTGCGACTCAATTTGTAGCTGCTCAATAATGGTGGCAGCCATGAACTGCTTTCAAGGCCTAATTTTTTACTTGCAGCAGCAGGCACCACCAATTTCTGAGCTTCGATCAATAAATTATATCTCAAGCCTCCCAGGTGTTTTTTATATTGATGAAATAAGTCGGTGGTATATTCACTCATCGCAAGATCCTCGCTCATATGGACCTCCCGTGCTACGCACCAATCATTATAACCGGTCGGTAAAGATTTTAAACCCATGCGCAAACCCATTCGATGAAACACATCGTACAATTCTTCTTTTTCTACGGCTGTCATTTTTCTTTCTAATAATTCGAATGAGGCTTGAGAATAATGAATCAGCATAAAGAGTACATCACGATAAGCCCAGTCAGGGATCTGGTGACCACGCTTGTTTTCAACAGCGGCATGTATCGCACTGATCTGATCGATAGTTTT
The window above is part of the Saprospiraceae bacterium genome. Proteins encoded here:
- a CDS encoding DUF4386 domain-containing protein, which gives rise to MSAQRKTSLAAGVLYLLTFVSIPTLSLYGHVKGPNYILSAGPDTSVIIGGVLEIIVALAGIATAVVLFPVLKKQDERLALGLVAARILESGTIFVGVSFLLSIVTLRQSGAGTEALGASHALAILYDRIFLLGQSFMPALCDLLLGYLLYQSRLVPRSLSLIGLLGGPLLLLGYIAVLFGFIGQHDPLAMISAIPVALFEFSLGIWLVVKGFNTTFPDPVTVLR
- a CDS encoding sensor histidine kinase, coding for MKKSFVVLLHLGFWLCYFILIVIMLGIYYRSILSVNNPQYRVANAFNSIFLFAFIPSFISYWAYYFFLFPRYLQKGKIFLAIILGILISAIAAVIGYILLRYLIESGHVMDMDEGGIHGRSTALRTIAVMTFIGSICGSVALVIKGFITWYNEIKLKEMLKEKNFEMEMALVKSQLDPHLLFNTINNIDALILKDAVTASDYLNKLSDIMRFILYETKGDKILLSKEIEYMDKYISLQKIRTSNENYVDFKVTGNPGFKSIAPMVFIPFIENAFKHTTNKKIENAIIVNLNIKDETIQLICENKFDPKSMAPPLNSGLGNELIKKRLNLIYGGRHTLEVHKTNEQYSINLTIPNG
- a CDS encoding response regulator transcription factor, whose product is MDKYTCIIIEDEPLALEKTKDFVHKVPFLHLSGTFDNALTGLAFLNNNKVDLLFLDINMDELSGIELLESSKINSQVILTTAYQEYALKGYELQITDYLLKPFTFNRFLQAVNKAQEHISHRNSETQADFIFVKTENRLEKIMISEIVYIEGMRDYRRIHTLNKKVMTLQNFSDFEKLIPSSLVCRVHKSYMVALHKIESIERSRIKIADQLIPISDTYKEVFFHLINNRL
- a CDS encoding PorT family protein, which produces MKKMVQAGFVLGMIFLYVTTSGQSIESGSERVKNKITQKTTLDILINGVGTNLNYGKSNSGLADYKKPALGIQAGLSLQVGFSSDFSIVSELYFMMRGGKLKANNPLTNTESTLRFYSVELPVLARFHFGKFHLNAGPSLAYNFDGTRKIEDMTSDLTFKNSVGGFKRFDAGIQMGGGYSFRVSQKIVTVDLRYCYGMTNISYDKEVYNRNMLISLHFSKA
- a CDS encoding transporter; this encodes MSKILYFFGLILLSSLCWGQNEEAIQADRPDQSDGIHILNPGSFQLETGFIFEHTDKKLYDIIQSTLLRYGVGPNWEFRILINEGFISDDAFKTPSFGLDPISISAKVALLSQQQIIPAITLVTYLQLPFAASKKNKVDYYAPTVLLAFENEVNSRFVLGYNIGISWDGIEKKPEYLATLSLGYGLSYRWSFFGEYFSSFRPLKLTNHNIDFGASYLLSSDLLLDFAVGYSFLVPGNTSFETFGLTYLFR
- a CDS encoding DUF2236 domain-containing protein; this translates as MKYFVEPTSIVRTIWGKGDTVLFVFAGAAAEFALNKAVDWLYFTGTLPGDPLGRLCSTMNYARGIVFSEEEAAFKTIDQISAIHAAVENKRGHQIPDWAYRDVLFMLIHYSQASFELLERKMTAVEKEELYDVFHRMGLRMGLKSLPTGYNDWCVAREVHMSEDLAMSEYTTDLFHQYKKHLGGLRYNLLIEAQKLVVPAAASKKLGLESSSWLPPLLSSYKLSRKIGMDWFLKSMFLPKAYKKQIKDLDRVP